Proteins from a single region of Trichoderma asperellum chromosome 3, complete sequence:
- a CDS encoding uncharacterized protein (MEROPS:MER0078639~SECRETED:SignalP(1-23)), with product MAKLTALRLASLLCFAAVQSSAAVLVESINQVPHGWKSASIPHPSSSIVLQIALAQQNIHELEWRLAAVSTPDSPDYGKYLDIKEINEIFAPSNATYTAVESWLKSHGVASYTRQGGSIWFQTTVSTANAMLTTDFKTYSDSTGTEKLRTLQYSIPEELVGHVDLISPTTYFGTTKAMRALKSQNVASVARAKHLNNPQKPSGCNQTIIHKNETYQIFHPDCLRAKYGLDGYTPSAKSGSRIGFGSFLNETSSFSDLALYEKHYGIPKQNISVFLINGATDVQPPANKNDSEANLDVQTIVSFTHPLPITEFVVAGIPPYIPDPALPIGDPVQNEPWLEFYEFLMSKTNEELPQVITNSYGDEEQTVPESYAVRVCNQIGLMGLRGISILASSGDTGVGMSCVASNSTTPQFNPMFPASCPYLTTVGGTQHLDHEIAWELSSGGFSNYFPRPWYQEEAVRTYLERYVSTETKAYYGRFANFLGRGFPDVAALSLNPDYPVIIGGELGPNGGTSASAPVVASIVALLNDARLYKGKPALGFLNPLIYQYAYKGGFTDITSGQSSGCGGNNSQTGPPPPGAGFIPGAHWNATKGWDPTTGFGVPNFKKLLPLAQSI from the exons ATGGCTAAACTGACAGCTCTTCGGCTCGCCAGCCTTCTTTGTTTTGCGGCCGTGCAATCCTCTGCTGCCGTGCTTGTGGAAAGTATTAATCAAGTGCCTCATGGGTGGAAGTCAGCCTCAATCCCACACCCTTCATCATCGATTGTCTTGCAGATCGCCCTCGCGCAACAGAATATTCATGAATTGGAATGGAGACTCGCAGCCGTATCCACGCCCGACTCACCCGACTACGGGAAGTACTTGGacattaaagaaattaatgaAATCTTCGCCCCAAGCAATGCCACCTACACAGCCGTAGAGTCCTGGCTTAAGTCTCACGGTGTGGCGAGCTACACCAGGCAAGGTGGCAGCATTTGGTTTCAAACTACTGTCTCTACCGCAAATGCAATGCTTACCACAGACTTCAAGACCTACAGTGATTCTACTGGAACTGAAAAGCTGCGTACTCTTCAATACTCGATCCCAGAAGAACTAGTCGGCCATGTTGATCTCATCTCTCCGACAACATATTTTGGCACGACCAAAGCTATGAGAGCTTTGAAGTCTCAGAATGTGGCTTCCGTTGCTAGAGCAAAACATCTGAATAATCCACAAAAGCCATCTGGCTGCAATCAAACTATCATTCACAAGAACGAAACATACCAAATCTTTCACCCAGACTGCCTCAGAGCGAAATACGGTCTTGATGGGTATACTCCTTCTGCAAAATCCGGCAGCAGGATTGGATTTGGCTCATTCCTGAACGAAACTTCAAGTTTTTCAGATCTTGCACTATATGAGAAGCACTATGGCATTCCCAAGCAAAACATTTCCGTCTTTTTAATCAACGGTGCAACTGACGTTCAGCCACCTGCCAACAAAAACGACAGCGAGGCTAATCTGGACGTCCAAACCATTGTGAGCTTCACGCATCCTCTTCCTATCACAGAGTTTGTTGTTGCCGGAATCCCGCCATATATTCCTGATCCTGCTTTACCGATCGGAGATCCTGTTCAAAACGAGCCGTGGCTGGAATTCTATGAATTTCTCATGTCCAAGACCAACGAAGAACTTCCACAAGTGATTACCAACTCATACGGTGACGAGGAACAGACAGTACCAGAATCATATGCCGTTCGAGTATGCAATCAAATTGGGTTAATGGGCCTTCGTGGTATATCTATTCTCGCATCATCGGGCGACACAGGTGTTGGAATGTCTTGCGTCGCTTCGAACAGTACCACTCCTCAGTTTAATCCTATGTTCCCG GCTTCGTGTCCTTATCTTACTACTGTCGGTGGAACTCAACACCTTGATCATGAAATCGCTTGGGAGCTTTCATCCGGGGGTTTTAGCAACTATTTTCCGAGGCCATGgtatcaagaagaagcagttaGAACATATCTCGAGCGATATGTCAGCACTGAGACAAAGGCATATTATGGACGTTTCGCCAATTTCTTGGGGCGCGGCTTTCCTGATGTTGCAGCACTCAGTCTCAACCCCGA TTATCCAGTGATTATCGGCGGAGAACTTGGTCCTAATGGAGGTACTTCTGCATCTGCACCCGTCGTGGCTAGCATTGTTGCACTCTTGAACGATGCACGCCTTTACAAAGGCAAGCCCGCGCTCGGGTTTTTGAATCCCCTAATTTATCAATATGCATATAAGGGCGGCTTTACGGATATAACATCCGGTCAGTCTAGCGGTTGTGGTGGAAATAACTCTCAGACAGGACCCCCTCCACCTGGA GCTGGCTTCATCCCAGGGGCACATTGGAATGCGACCAAGGGATGGGACCCTACAACAGGATTTGGGGTACCGAACTTTAAGAAATTACTCCCCCTGGCCCAGTCCATCTAA
- a CDS encoding uncharacterized protein (TransMembrane:2 (i12-32o401-428i)) codes for MRIAIREQLAALVLSAVLVALAIISIPTWIYVHNFVVDVESSGLALTASLKASEIASELQLAQTICQTVATRILLQQAFVDFYNRNSSDPFANARTDLESAMSSSRLTGLLQARLFSRNTTGGGHEGLLSVTGAGVGNATDNILLPYLAPDGSRVNLSDTEYGYPPSLYPNITYTNLGYPNPYVPSTPAFGAYAFPNVNLSTGGGLLLGPLVINETFALLSLTIPVRSLTIQGFILGYMTLIVAAGSLTSVQMSPEGLGSTGVVLLVGPANPSNRFNASSPASNDTYSPSEDGFKNIPAHFVIPPVPIPGQPDRHSERNYDDGKNYARPFPLHSFPSLQKVYTQRLSSTNNSTVALSTTNEQGVAVAVGVARPASTLVDWAIVIEKSKGEAYQPINQLRDILLGCVFGTAGLVAILVFPCAHISVLSIRRLKSATEKSINPPGYDDEFDDGFDEEHPSSGATSSKRSDRGFFGTIWRRIWPQKKVKPISEDDAHRHVFKIPARVEVGKHFITDELTELSQTFNEMSDELLKQYTSLEDKVAERTRELEISKRAAEAANESKTLFIANISHELKTPLNGIMGMCAVCMEEDDIVRIKHSLKTLYRSGDLLLHLLEDLLSFSKNQIGQHVSLEEREFRLGDIKSQMLFTFDKQARESDITFTVSFLGSENIELDGILNDSALEKRLPALGPNGMGRLKDAYVWGDQHRILQVMINLVNNSLKFTPAGGKCSLRFGALPRSSGPIMIAGLRLCPKVALRELGAAGIEAARDLRALLTLELQTPLQRSKVALLLALIPWTPRLLLTFKSERGRQRRLRQMQSLIYSNLK; via the exons ATGAGAATCGCCATCCGGGAGCAGCTCGCAGCGCTTGTCCTCTCGGCCGTCCTCGTTgccctcgccatcatctccatcccgACATGGATCTACGTCCACAACTTCGTCGTCGACGTCGAGTCCAGCGGCCTGGCGCTGACGGCGTCGCTCAAGGCCTCCGAGATCGCCtccgagctgcagctggcgcAGACCATCTGCCAGACCGTCGCCACCCGcattctgctgcagcaggccTTTGTCGACTTCTACAACCGCAACTCGTCCGACCCCTTTGCCAATGCCCGCACCGACCTGGAGAGCGCCATGAGCTCTAGCCGCCTCACCGGCCTGCTGCAGGCCCGGCTCTTCTCGCGCAACACGACGGGCGGCGGCCACGAAGGCCTCCTCAGCGTGACCGGCGCCGGCGTGGGCAATGCCACCGACAACATCCTGCTTCCCTACCTCGCGCCAGACGGCTCCAGGGTCAACCTGAGCGACACCGAGTATGGGTACCCCCCATCGCTCTACCCAAACATCACATACACGAACCTCGGGTATCCAAACCCGTACGTCCCGTCGACCCCGGCCTTTGGGGCCTATGCCTTTCCAAACGTCAACCTGAGCACCGGCGGCGGCCTTCTCCTTGGTCCGCTGGTCATCAACGAGACCTTTGCCTTGTTGTCTCTCACCATCCCGGTTAGGTCTCTCACCATCCAGGGCTTCATTCTGGGCTACATGACGCTCATTGTCGCGGCGGGCTCTCTGACCAGCGTCCAAATGTCACCCGAAGGCTTGGGCTCGACGGGTgtcgtcctcctcgtcggGCCGGCCAATCCTTCTAATCGCTTCAATGCATCTTCACCAGCAAGCAACGACACGTACTCTCCCTCGGAAGATGGATTCAAAAACATTCCTGCTCACTTCGTCATCCCCCCCGTCCCAATCCCTGGGCAACCCGATCGGCATTCTGAGCGCAACTACGATGACGGCAAAAATTATGCACGTCCATTTCCGCTCCATTCATTTCCAAGCCTGCAGAAAGTGTATACTCAGAGGCTCTCTTCGACCAATAACTCCACTGTAGCCTTGTCAACAACCAATGAGCAAGGCGTTGCCGTTGCTGTAGGCGTCGCTCGCCCGGCATCCACCCTCGTCGACTgggccatcgtcatcgaaaAGTCCAAAGGAGAAGCCTACCAGCCTATTAATCAGCTGAGAGATATCCTTTTGGGGTGTGTTTTTGGGACTGCCGGCCTTGTTGCAATTCTAGTCTTTCCCTGCGCACACATCAGCGTACTATCCATCCGGCGGCTCAAGTCCGCGACAGAGAAATCTATCAACCCCCCAGGATATGATGACGAGTTTGACGATGGGTTTGATGAAGAGCACCCAAGCTCAGGAGCTACGAGTTCCAAGCGATCGGACAGGGGCTTTTTCGGGACCATCTGGCGGAGGATATGGCCGCAGAAGAAGGTTAAGCCGATAAGTGAAGATGACGCTCACCGACACGTCTTCAAAATCCCTGCCAGAGTTGAGGTTGGCAAACACTTCATCACCGACGAGTTAACGGAGCTCTCGCAGACGTTTAATGAAATGTCAGATGAGCTGTTGAAGCAGTATACGTCTCTTGAGGACAAGGTTGCCGAGAGAACGCGAGAATTAGAAATAAGTAAAAGAGCGGCGGAGGCTGCCAACGAGAGCAAGACATTGTTTATCGCCAACATTTCTCACGAACTGAAAACACCGCTGAATGGTATCATGGGCATGTGCGCTGTTTGcatggaagaggatgacATTGTACGGATAAAGCATTCACTCAAGACACTTTATAGATCAG GCGACCTCCTGCTGCATCTTTTAGAAGATCTGCTTAGTTTTTCCAAAAACCAAATTGGCCAGCATGTGAGCCTTGAGGAGAGAGAATTTCGCCTAGGCGACATCAAATCACAAATGCTTTTTACTTTCGATAAACAGGCTCGCGAGAGCGACATTACCTTTACCGTCAGCTTTCTTGGGAGCGAGAATATTGAACTGGATGGAATCCTGAATGATAGTGCATTGGAGAAGAGACTGCCTGCCCTAGGCCCCAATGGCATGGGCAGACTGAAGGATGCTTATGTCTGGGGAGATCAGCATCGAATCTTACAAGTCATGATCAATCTGGTCAACAACAGCTTAAAGTTCACACCGGCCGGGGGAAAGTGCAGCTTAAGATTCGGTGCATTGCCGAGGTCGAGCGGGCCAATAATGATAGCAGGACTTCGTCTTTGTCCAAAAGTGGCTCTGCGAGAGTTGGGCGCAGCCGGCATCGAGGCAGCACGGGATCTACGCGCTCTGCTAACTCTAGAGCTACAAACACCTCTTCAACGGTCAAAGGTGGCACTGCTCTTAGCATTAATCCCATGGACCCCAAGGCTACTCCTCACGTTCAAATCCGAGAGAGGTCGCCAACGCCGCCTCCGCCAAATGCAAAGCCTTATATATTCGAATTTGAAGTAG
- a CDS encoding uncharacterized protein (EggNog:ENOG41~TransMembrane:3 (o6-24i210-228o306-325i)), which yields MLTLKYAVLTSLVLIFARCLFIIAKSFSSSTRHLPGPFWARFTRLWYFKRVALGGFERENIVLHRKHGPIVRLAPNMFSIDLPESVNTIYGIGSKLPKSEWYDGWKHPSPDAWTLFPDKDIKRHAQTRRVFQGLYSMSSLVSYEKYVDECADILLNRMSICSKSREPINMGHWFQCYAFDVIGNITFSKPFGFLNRGEDVSSIMRALNKVFAYSTLIGIYPSLHPYIYSVTSFLGIGGAAGRSYLIRYVKERILQRKNEREIKEEKDRGQAHGLPEDFLEKIMVKNKDAPSKVTDYHVFMMSMSNIIAGSDTTAISLSAILYHLLKYPDVMSKLRDEVDQSTNGVGHVHLSFKESLEMPYWQAVMKEALRLHPATGLPLWRNVTEGGLHLNGQFFPEGTTIGINTWTAHYNEDVFGKDATVFRPERWLEAEKEGGDRISRMNAYYFPFGLGSRTCIGRHISYLEMSKLIPLLIRNFDFELQDQENEWKTTNYWFVKQDNFDVTVRPRVAM from the exons ATGTTGACCTTGAAGTATGCTGTTTTAACGTCACTTGTCCTAATCTTCGCTCGTTGTCTCTTTATTATTGCCAAgagcttctcttcatcaactCGGCATTTACCAGGTCCATTTTGGGCGCGGTTTACTCGACTTTGGTATTTTAAACGAGTCGCTCTAGGCGGATTCGAGCGAGAGAACATTGTGCTCCATAGAAAACATGGCCCAATTGTACGGCTCGCGCCAAACATGTTTAGCATCGATTTGCCAGAATCAGTAAACACAATATATGGCATCGGTTCAAAACTGCCGAAATCAGAATGGTACGACGGGTGGAAGCATCCGAGTCCCGATGCCTGGACCTTGTTTCCAGATAAGGATATCAAGAGGCATGCTCAGACAAGAAGAGTATTCCAAGGACTTTACAGCATGTCTAGCCTAGTGAGCTACGAGAAATACGTGGATGAATGTGCAGATATCCTACTAAATCGCATGTCCATCTGTTCAAAAAGCCGCGAGCCCATCAATATGGGCCACTGGTTCCAATGCTACGCCTTCGACGTTATTGGAAATATTACGTTTTCCAAGCCTTTTGGATTCCTCAACCGTGGGGAAGATGTTTCGAGCATAATGCGGGCTCTAAATAAGGTTTTTGCCTATTCTACTCTCATTGGCATATAcccttctcttcatccttaCATTTATAGTGTAACCAGTTTTCTCGGCATAGGAGGAGCAGCCGGGCGCTCATATCTCATACGCTATGTCAAGGAAAGAATTTTACAGAGGaagaatgagagagaaataaaggaagaaaaggacagAGGACAAGCTCACGGATTGCCTGAGGATTTTCTCGAAAAAATAATGGTTAAGAATAAAGACGCCCCATCTAAGGTGACCGACTATCATGTGTTCATGATGAGCATGTCGAACATCATTGCGGGCTCAGACACCACCGCTATCAGCCTTTCGGCAATTTTATATcatcttttaaaatatccAGATGTAATGAGCAAACTGCGAGACGAAGTCGATCAATCGACAAATGGAGTTGGCCATGTCCATCTGAGCTTCAAGGAAAGCTTAGAAATGCCGTACTGGCAGGCAGTAATGAAGGAGGCACTTCGCCTCCATCCAGCTACCGGACTTCCTCTGTGGAGAAATGTTACTGAGGGCGGTTTACATCTAAATGGGCAATTCTTTCCCGAGGGCACGACCATTGGCATTAATACTTGGACCGCGCATTACAACGAAGATGTCTTCGGCAAGGACGCCACAGTGTTTCGGCCAGAAAGATGGCtagaagcagaaaaggaagGAGGAGATAGGATATCTCGGATGAATGCATACTATTTCCCA TTTGGCTTGGGATCGCGAACATGCATTGGCCGTCATATCTCTTACCTGGAAATGTCTAAGCTGATTCCACTGCTCATTAGGAATTTTGATTTTGAGTTGCAAGACCAAGAAAACGAGTGGAAGACAACAAATTATTGGTTTGTTAAACAAGATAACTTTGACGTGACGGTTAGACCAAGGGTGGCAATGTAA